In Endozoicomonas sp. GU-1, one DNA window encodes the following:
- a CDS encoding ABC transporter ATP-binding protein: MSTLLDISHIDMVFDTPKGPFTALKGVDLKIAKGEFVSLIGHSGCGKSTVLNIVAGLLQASSGGVILNGREVSEPGPDRAVVFQNHSLLPWLTAYQNVELAVKQVFGRTKGKAEIKEWIEHNLQLVHMDHAMHKRPDEISGGMKQRVGIARALAMQPDILLMDEPFGALDALTRAHMQDSLMEIQQELNNTVIMITHDVDEAVLLSDRIVMMSNGPAATVGEILEINLERPRGRLELAQDPEYTRLRSEVLKFLYEKQRKVEPMVKPRVRKKVQKSRQHEAA, translated from the coding sequence ATGAGCACACTGCTGGATATCAGTCATATCGATATGGTGTTTGATACACCGAAAGGCCCTTTTACCGCACTCAAAGGGGTTGACCTGAAAATCGCCAAAGGGGAGTTTGTCTCGCTGATTGGCCATTCAGGCTGCGGTAAATCAACGGTATTGAATATTGTCGCAGGACTTCTGCAGGCCAGCAGTGGTGGTGTGATTTTAAATGGCCGGGAGGTGTCCGAGCCCGGCCCGGACCGGGCGGTGGTTTTTCAGAACCACTCACTCCTGCCCTGGCTGACCGCTTACCAAAATGTTGAACTGGCGGTGAAACAGGTGTTTGGCCGTACCAAAGGCAAGGCAGAGATCAAGGAATGGATTGAGCATAACCTTCAGCTGGTGCATATGGATCATGCCATGCATAAACGCCCGGATGAAATCAGTGGCGGCATGAAACAGCGGGTGGGTATTGCCAGGGCACTGGCCATGCAGCCGGACATCCTGTTGATGGACGAACCCTTTGGTGCCCTGGATGCCCTGACCCGCGCCCATATGCAGGACTCTCTGATGGAAATCCAGCAGGAGCTGAATAACACCGTCATCATGATCACCCATGACGTAGACGAAGCGGTTCTGTTATCCGACCGTATTGTGATGATGAGCAATGGCCCCGCTGCAACGGTGGGCGAGATTCTCGAGATCAACCTGGAAAGACCCCGGGGCCGGTTGGAGCTGGCACAGGATCCGGAATATACACGACTGCGTTCCGAAGTATTGAAATTCCTGTATGAGAAGCAAAGAAAGGTTGAACCCATGGTTAAACCCAGGGTCAGGAAAAAAGTGCAGAAAAGCAGGCAGCATGAAGCTGCTTAG